AtttcataaaaaaataatttaaaacttgaTTTATATTACACGGACATAATATATTATCTCAACCCCTTCACTGATTTCATATGATCTAATTTCCTTTGCAACCATTCTAACAGAGTCCAAGCACATGATACAATGCCAAGAAGCCCATGATGTGTCAAACCACATTAGAAATGAGCACTTCTTGGATTTTCTAGATTGGAATCAAATTCTACTAAAATACTGTCTGGACATATATATCATTCCTTAAGGGGTTAAACTAACATCAAGGTTATAGCTGAAACCAACAAAATATAGATacagtattttcactgctctTGTTCTCAACTCAAAACTTCTGCCTAACTACATTatcataaaatgtacaagtaGAACCAATGAGAGACAGGTGTAAAACAGTATACATTATAGAATGTAGGCACAATGACTGTAGTTAAGGAAAAGATATCAGCCTTAACCAAAGATCTGGTACTGTCATTCACTTACAGTTAGAACCTCCAAATAACCATATACATTTAAGttacttttgttttgaaaaattgaaCATTTATACCTTTCAGCAGAAGAGTGTGAGTTAGCCAATATGCTACAGCAAGCTTTGAGATGAAGGCAGGTACCCTTTGCCATTGACAACTGCAGAAACCTTGAAACCTCTTCAAAGCATCACCACACTGAATAAAAGGCATCATCCCAGTGACCTATTAACCCCAGACCATGGATGGAGTTTTCTGGTTCCTCCCAAAAGTATCTACTTAAGATTCCTCAACCCATACTTTATTGAGAGGATAAACTAAAACACTTTCTTTGAAGCCTTCACGTCTTTATCCTGTCAGCATGTGTTACAAGCCCTTTACTCCATGGATGCACACAAGCATGGTAATGGCATATTATAAGTTCCTGTGAAATCGTAGGTGAAAACAGGCTGTTGGGCACACATCTTCATGTCTTTTCTTTCAAGATCGGAAAGCaagtatttatgtatatatttttaatattcatataAAGTTTTCACAGACAttgtcatgaaaattaaaattacacatTAAAGTTTTAAGAGCACCAGCACATACATATGGAGAcaatttttttgctattttaaaaaaatctccaaattatctatatgtatgcatgtacacccaaacacacacgtacacacacacacacacacccctccaagAATgccaagttgtttgtttttttaatcttgcaaCAAACACATAAAGCCCTGAAATTAGTAATTAATAAAAGGACTGCTGTTACCATTTGAACCATAATATCATTTTGGAAGCTGCACCAAAACACCTGCCACTTGTAATTCATGAAGAATGCCTCTGTTTACCTTCTTGGTCATCTTACTGATGAACACAGTAATTACAAGAGATGGAGcacaaaaaatatacatatgcagGCAGGCCAAGAAGGCAATGTGTTTTGGGGATGTCACTTTTGCTAATCGGGAGAACcgaaaaatctgcaaaaatctCCCGTTATCAAATGCTTCCTTCCTTTGACCAGTTTTGACTTAGAAGTTAACAGCACAAGCAAACACAGTGGCGTAGCATTTGTACTTGCAGACTGTGAACTCATCTGAGACCAATGAAAGCATTTTACAGCGTGGCTTTGATGGCCGCGATTTACCAGGATGTTTACTGTTCTACTTGGTTATCTGATAGTAGTCAGAATGatgaaagaacaggatactgatGCATACGAGATATAACTATTAACCTtacatcattaatttttttaaatatctgtagtGAAAACTATTTGAATTAAGCTCATAGAATCCTGAAAAGCAAGACAACTGATGGCAAATAACAACTGCCCCAGACACGGTACTATAAAACTAAGGAACctattttaaaatgcacagtTGGTAACAAATCTGAAGATAATATGCTAAATTCTCAATAATAGCACAGAACTgttttttttgtacttttgtggttttttatagttttttttgttttgttttttaaatgataccTGATCACAATGTCCAGAATATTTCTGTACACATAAGCTTCAGTGTCAGTTTGGTATACTTTTCCTGTCTAAATTTATACTTATTGATAAATTCCCTGTGATCAGGAAAACAAGTCAGGCATATTAAATACATAGTAAGCAGTACATATTTTCCTATTTAGTATACAAAGTACTTCATAAATATGAATTATGTTACAAAAATAGCTTTGGGTGCGCTCACACGGTAAGCACTTTGCTAATTTTGGACAACCTGTAAGGATTGTGGGTATTTCACATAACTGAGAACAAACTCTAATGTTAGTTTAATTTGAGCCATGTTTAATTCTGATAAACATCACGTATTTCTTCAGATCACCACAAACGCTATGTAActcacactgatttttttttcttttaggttttatGTATAGACAGGTAATGCTTAAAgtgttcaaatttattttatagttatgTAATGCATggtatattttaaacaaatatttgcacAATTTAACATTATAAATCCAGCGGTTTCAAGATGCAGGCCATAAAGGTTACCGATTTACAAATACTATCGAATGTTCTCTCTtggcatgctttttttttttttaacttttcggATAATCTTTACACAGAGTTGTTACAATGCCACAAATCAAAAGGATTATTCCAGTTCCACCAACTTAATCTACGTGCAAGATGAAGGACCCAGCTGAGGTACAAACACAGGTACCAGTTTTCTGGAGTTCGCTTTACAAAGCACAAAGAGACGAAGGTTTTGCATTGGGGTACAAAACAGATCTGCCTCTTGAGGTGAAATTCAGTGTATTATGTATATAAAGCATCCCTTTGGCAACAGAGTTCGCAGTATCCCCACAGGACTCCACAGTATCGGTTTTTATGTAGTCGAATCTATTAAGGAAATTCTCTTCTACAGGACACATCTTTGCAGCTACAGTTAATGAGACACCCTTGGAAACACCTGCCTCTATGCCTATTGATAATATAGTATTTGGAAGTTAGAAGTCAACAAAAGGCACTTTCATCATTAAATAAATGTCCTCTGTGTGAAGTAAGATTGCATGACCTAGATCTTGTTCAAAGCTGTCTGCTCCTCCAGGACCTGCAGGTAGTCGGGGGAACTCTGAAGTTTTGCCTTCAGTTCAAAATACTCGCTGCTCTTCCTTTGCTCCACAACAATTTTACTGTGGTTGCCACCTATCAGCGACTTCTTGCTCTTTTTGTCTTGTTGTTTCTCCGGATAGCGGATCTCGAAGCCACTGACGCCGATGCTATTGTACTCCTTTTTGCTTTCCAGAAAATTCTGAATAAATACGTTGGAATCCCTGCTCGGGAATAACTCATCCAGCTCATCAATCGTGCTCAGTCGCTTCCGGGTATCCACGTGCAATAAATCTTTCTCCTTGTCGGCCGCGTTTCTCATAATGACTTTCTGTCCTGGAGGGTCGGAAAACATGAACCCGGTCTCGGATTCCTTCAGGCCACAGGTGTGGCTCTTGCTCATCTGTTCTATGGTTTGGGGGATGAACGCCTCGGTGGCCAGCCCGTCTTTTTTACTGGTTTTGGGGTCGTGTTTCCTCAGCTGCAGCTGCACGGAGCCGCACTCCGGGTTCCCCAGGCCTTCGTGCTTCACCGTGGGTTTCTTGTTTCGTCGCAGCACAAAAACAAGAAGGCAGAAAGCCACGAACACAGTTAAAATGAGGACCACCAAGATACTCAGGATTAAAATAGACAGAGGCACTGGACCACCGGGAGGGCTGCGAATGGGCCCCAGCGGGGTGGTGAACGTGACTGCCGGGGACGGGCTAGTGAAGGGCGCAGATGGCTTGTTTAAGAGTTTGGGACATAAGATCTCATTCTTGAGAGACTTGAGTTCGATATTGGCGAACTGCACAGGTGTCTCGCATTTCAGCTCTTTGACCACGATCCCGTCGCTCAGTTTCTCCAGCCATAGCTTTAATGCCACCAAGTCACAAGTGCAGTCCCACGGGTTGCCCTCCAGGTCAATCTGTGTCAGAGACTGCAGCTGATCCAGGACCCCGCTGACGGGGAGGTACATGAACTTGTTGTTCCGCAGGTTCAGTCGAGCGAGGGGGGCTCCGGAGAAAATGTACACGGGCAGGCTCTTTAAGAGATTATTGTTTAAGTACAGGAGCTGCAGATTCGGCATCGAGTCAAAGGTGCCCGCTAAGATTTCCTTAATCAAGTTGTATTCCAAATACAGATACTGCAGGTTATGAAGGCCGGAAAAGATCTCGGGGTAGAGTCTTTCGATCTGATTGCCATTGAGATACAGCCGGCGGAGGTTGGTGAGGTTGTGGAATACCTCTCCCTTGATCGCCGTGATCTGATTGCTGCCCAAATGAAGCAGATCCAGTCCTTCGAACTCAGTAAAGTCTGAGGTGTCCACATCTTTGATGCTGTTGCCATTGACGTGCAACTTCTTGGCATTTAAAGGTTTCGGCATCAGTTCAGACATGGACTGGATGTTTTTCTCTTGGCAGTTGACACTCAGTCCCAGATCTGACGGGTGTGTCTTGCAAAAGCAAGGCGCCGGGCAGGGGGTAAGAGGAGGCACCCTCGTTTGGTAAGACACAATCTGGCTAAGACTGCGGTTGGAGAGGGCTTTGCCTGCCACGATCCCAGAGATCTTGGACGGATTTGTCGTCTTCGGGGGTTTGGTCACTAATCTGTGTAAGGACGTTTGAGTGGTGTGACCGTTGGGGGTGGTGTAGCCATTTTCCAGCTGAGACGGAGGCAGGACTCGCACATCAAAATCACTGCCTGTGCCCATGGGGCATAATTCTTGtttgttggtttcttttaaaaGCCTTCCATATAAGTCACTGGGGGTTTCACAGATAGCTTCTCCTATGTAAATATTATATGGCATATTCTCCAGCCAAGCTTTGAGAGGCAACAAATCGCAGCTACAGTTCCAAGGGTTATCTTCCAGCTGCAATTCGACAACACGGCCTATGTGTTCCAGCACTCCGATGTAGGGGAGCTTCTGGATTCTGTTCCCGCGGATATCCAGATGGGTCAAAGATGCGAATCGGAAAATATTATCAGGAAGGAATGAAATCAGATTGTCATTAAGGATGAGAACTTTCAGTTTGTGGAGCTTATTGAAGGCTCCTCGTTCAATATACTTGATTAAATTGTAGTCAGCCTGGAGATACTCCAAGTTCTCTATGCCAAGGAAAGTGTCAGCCCGAAGAATCTTTAATTCATTGTTGTTCAGGTGCAACTGCTTTAATGCACTGAGCCCAAGAAAGGCTCCTCCCTCAATGTTCTGCAGTTTATTATTTCCCAGCTGCAGGGATACTGCGTGTGAAAAATTCAAGAATGTATTTGGATAgaggatatttaaaaaattgttttggaaATTGAGGTGATAAAAATTAGACCAAGGGGGTTTCAGCTGATTTGGCCTGTAGACTGAAACCTTCTCACAGTTGACATAGAGCACATTCTCAACTGACACGCAGGAGCACACATTGCAAATTTCCACCGATAtgtcagaatctgcatttgtcGAAGAAATCAGGGCTGACAAAATCAGAAAGAGCCAAAGAAACATCTTCTTGCAATCAGCAAACAACTTTATGCTTctgaataaagagaaataatctaaaaaataaaaagaaaacattttttcaatgATCGTTACTTGAAAAAGTATTTGTGTTTAAATCATACCGCCGTCAGGAACACATGGGTATAATAATTAGCTTGGTATTTTTAGGGCACCAAAAACTCCAAGTATTCTCACTCAGTTGAACAAGAGCCACCAAAAATACCATACATTCTATTTCTGTACCTGTAGTTTATACAAATTTTACATGtgcagaagacaaaaaaaaaaaaaaacaggaaaaaaaaagatttttgattgtGCTTAGACCGTaacaatctgaaaatattttctttggacCACCAAATTCCATCCTTGAATACAGACCTGAAGCTTCCTATTGGCAACTCTAATGACTGAACCCAGATCAGAAACTATACCATGTAGTTGTTAGCACCACAAAGGTATTTCAATTTGTAAATGTCTACTCTCTAGGCTTCAGCTTGATAAGAAGCCATGCAGAAAGCTATTAGGGCTCTGAGTTCCATGAAGGACTGCAATGGGAGGGCAGGGTTGCTGTAGAGGGGACAGTCAAAAGATCAAGGTGGCAGAAACCCCCAAAAGATACTTGGCCTGAGCATCAGCCCAGAGGTCAGCACATGGCCACGAATCACTTCACTCCTGTACACTGCTCTacaatgtgttaaaaaaaaaaaaaaaaaaaacacagttgaCCCTGTGGGGTTCTAGAAAAAGAGCAGAGTAGGAGATGGCCAAATGTGAGTTTCAGGTAAATAAATGGTATCTAGTTTCCTGTTGGTCATCTCCCCAACAGGAGAGAAAAGCCTTTTGTCTTTGGGTCCCCAAAAGCAAGACAGAATCCTGCCTGCCCCTGCATTTCCTACCTGATGTCCAGACAGCCTTCCCATCCCCCAAACTGGCTCTCCTGCCTACCTGACTCCCTCCCATACCTTTCTGTGCCATTCTGAACCGAGGTCCGACTGATACTTGGCTCAGATGCTTATCTCCTTCACTCTGACCACAGACTGCCACTGTTGAGGAAGACGAGTTCACACACTACAATCCCTGAGTGGCTTTATCTGCAGCGCCAGACACATTTAGTACAGCGAATGTTTGTTCTAAAATCATCCATTCCCCAACATCTCCCTCCCAGTATTACCACTCCATGTCCCTGGCTATAAACAAGTCGAGAATCACTTAGTGGAGTTTCAGGCTTAATAAATTAACCCCTGGCTGCCGATTCCTTCGATACTGCatgcatatacaaatatatgcaaCGCTTCAAGGAAAAGATTAAGAGGAACCACAAGCACTGTGCATTTTACTGATGCAGTTTTAGCCATGTGAGTCTTTTCCATCTCATATGGGAAGCTGGCTGCATTTTCAACATGGTTACCaccaaatattaattaaataaataaattacccgGGAACACACAATGAGGGAATGATACAAAGAAAGAAGTGTCACACAGAAACTCCTTTGTTTATTTTGCCCACGAGGAACCAGATAGTGGCAAACCGAACATGCCTCAAGGTAGACCATCCATTAGCCATGACCCAGGAAGATTTGAATTTTGAGTAGTTTGGTTCAGAATACACCGGCACTGCCGATGCTCCTTGGCTGCCGGATAGACGTGCATTTCCCCTATTCACGGTGATAGCTTGATTGGCAGTGCAAAAACAAGTCATAATTTTTAAGTATGACATCATCCAAACTAACTTTCATTGTAAAATCAAAATTTCACATGCTCTTTTGGCCCTCCTACAGAAGTGGTTTTCAGCAGCTACTCTGGTTCATTAGAGTCATTTCTTGTTACTACCTCCCCTCGCCCCCcaccaaataaatttttaaaaagcaaccacAACAAATCAAACCCTAACCAAAAAGCGATGTACCTGAATTCAGTACAAAACACAAGAACCAGGAGCATCAACAAACATCTGAAATTGCATAAGGAGCTGCCCTCCTCCTCGTAATTTCTGCTTTAAGTAGCAAGGGGGGAAAAAGTGCAAGGACGAGCTAGGAAGTTCCCAAATGCAGCTCGTGTGAAACAGAAGCCGCAGGCAGCTGGAGGATGGAGCTAGGGAGAGGGGGAGTCGATGTgccaaggagagaagggaagaggggcTGAAGGGGCAAGAGACCATGGAGaggtggagagaggaagaaaaggagctaGGGGAAATCGAgcaaaaaagggggggaaagggGCATCGAATGTAAGCGAAAGAAACCGCACATTCACATGGtaccaacaaaaaaaaatgtacaatttaaaatcaaggggaaaaggtaaaaaagaaaaaaaaaacccacaaagtgTGAGTTGGGTACCAAAAGCCATCTCTCCGGCTGAGAAGGGTGGCGGGTCTCCCGATCtacctctccatctctctctgtctctgtctctgtctgcccGCAAGACGCCCGGCTCCCACCGCCGGCTAGGACTGCACAAACCTAGCCTTATGACAAACCCGGCAGCCACCAGAGTGCCGCGCCGGGCGCTCCGCTTCCGCGCGGAAGGAGCGAGCCTGCAGGGGGCCGACGACTGGGGAGGGTGCGCCCCTGGAGCCGGCCCGAGAAACCTCCACCAGCCCGCCCAGGGCGCGGGTGGAGGGCTCCACGGGAAGACGCGGTCCTTGCCGCCCCCGGTGCGCTACCTCGGGCCGGCAGCGACGCGGCTGGAGGGGCCGTTGGCGATGGCGCGTACCGCAATGTTTTGCCGCATCTCGGTGCCCGGAGCCCGAACGCAGCCCCCTCCCGGGTCCCGGGCCCAAGCAGCGGCCTCGTGGGCCGGGCCGATCCGCGGAGACGGAGACCGCTCGGGATGTCGCGGGGGCTTCAGCCCCGCTGCGCACACATTTCTCCGCGCGCTCCCGTCCCACAAGGGGCAGCTGCCGGAGTTTCCGTCGGCCTCCCTAGACCCGGGCGTGAGGTGGAAGAGACGGCAAGCTCAGGCCACGCACGAGGGTGATGGCCACTGGGGCGTCAATGGCCCGCTTGTCACAGGCAGAGTGACCCCCGTGGCTGAGAGCGGCGGCCCAGGCTCCCCCTTGCGcgcccacccctaccccaccccccactctGGCCAGCCACATAATGCTGCTCTCACCCAGTCAAAAATCAGCTCAACATTTGGGCATCTTGCAAAGTCGCGCTGCCAGCTCTTGCTCGGCTTTGCAGGGCTTTTAGAGTTACCCACCGGCTTCTCTCGTAGTCCCTGTCTTGCTGGGTGCCAGCAATCTCCGACTGGCTCCAGGGCCACTGCCGAGACCCCCAGATCCACGTCCGCCTAGAGTGTCTGAGAGGGGGGCACAGAAAACAAAGCCCAGCCCAGCGCAGCGGTCCCGACAGCCCTAATCGCCCTAGAACAGGACACTTTCCCGGCCGCCCCGGCCGCCCGGGGGGCAGCGAGGCTAAAGACACCGGATTCTTTCGGTCCTCGGGGACTTGCGACCGCGTCGTGGGTAGGCAGGctgggcgcgggggcggggggggtagCCACTACAGCCGCTTTGGCCACTCAGCCGGCCCCAAACCAACACGAcccaaactaaaaataataagctACCTGCCCCCCtccgcgcgcacgcgcgcgcacacacacacacacatacgcgcGCGCGCGCTGCCGAGCCGGGCTGGGGGAAGAGGCAGCGCGTGTCGGTGCAGCTCGCGCAGCCCCCGCTGGAAATTCACCCACCTCCGGAACCCGGCGGCTCTCGTAAGGCCCGCCGCGCCGCGATCCGCGCTGCAGTTTCCGCGATGGTCTCTGCGTGATGCGGTCTCGGGCTCCTCCGCGCCCGCTTGCCCGTCAAACCCACCGAGCAGCCCTCGCAGGCAAGCAGGCGGGCAgcggcgcgcgcgcgcgcgcacccgCCAGACACCGCGCGCGCACCCAGCCCCTCGCACACGGGCTGCACCTTTACATAcaagcgccgaatccccgcctccgcccccgcccccccgcaCCCCCCCGGGCACACACACAGCACCCCCTCTCCCGACACTCAAGCACCTCGACCCCCGCACATTCCCGAGGCCTCCCGGGTCCCCCACCCAGACACCCCTACTTGATTCCTCTTCTACCCACACACCGGGAGAGACGGCGCACTTTCCTCCCGGCATCCCCCCTCTTTTTGCCTAAAACATCCCCTAGGGAGGAGCGACCCTTTCCTCACACATAAAGACCCCAGTCCCCTAACGCGGACGCGCCAGCCTCCATCCCCCCCCTCCCAAGAATCGCACACTCGAGTCCTTTCTCCTCCCCCAGTCCCCTAAGAACGAAGGCAtatacgcatacacacacacacacacacacaaccggGGCGTTCCTTTGAGAGAGCAACCAAGATCCCAGGCAAAGCCAAAGAAACATCGGAGagcctgggggaaggggggaTCGAGGGAGGTAGACAGGGGCGTCGAGTCTACACGGAATTGCAAAATTTCAGGATCGAGGGGGGTGAGTCAACAACAATGACATTCAAAGGCAACAATCGCACTTGGGCTCTGTATCACGGGTACGGTACCTTTGGCTAATTGTCACCCCGCAGAACAGAGGGCTCCGGGAATACTTCTTCGGTAGCGGGCGATCCTGGATGGAGCCTTCTTGGGATCAGTTTCCTGGGAGCCAGTAGTATTCGCACTCCCCCTACCTGTGTGCGCGTAAGAGGCTGGGGGCTTTAAGGCAAAAGTGTGAAGCTTTAGCCCAAAGTGAGACTATTTAGTGGGTTTAGGGGACGGGTTAATTCTCCGCACCTCAGAACTCTGTGAGCCTTCGGTGTGGAACGGGTTAAGCGGGGTGGTtaaggggctgggggtggggagaagggataGGGATAGAGGAAAGAGAGGTGTGGGACTGAGAAAGATGCCGCACTTGCGaccaaaagaaggggaaaaaaaatctgctttggcTACTGAGCATGCCCAGTTCCCAGCTCAAGCCCTATAAGGGAGGCATTGTGTGCGTTCCACTTCTCCGGGCTTTGGTGGTGACCGGGAGGGGACTTTGGTTCGGGAGGGTGGTGGTGAATGGGAGACTTTAGGGAAGGGGGACAGGGTCTGGAGCTTTGGGGCTGTGCAGAAGCGTGTGTgaagggaaaaagggaagagaCCTATGGGATACCTCggggagacagaaaaggagacgAAATAGACTTAGGAAAAGTCACTTCAGTACCCCCTCATTGTCATGTGTGTACCAAAGCGGCTTTAGCAGTTGAATCGCAAATATCCAGAGGTTGCACATCCGGCGTGTGGATTGTTCAGGCCCCGTTCGCTAGCGCTGGCACAGGGGGGTAGGCATAGCCCGAGGAAGGGCTAACGCTGAACCGAGCTTCCTGCAGATTGCTAATCCAGTTCCTAAGCTTAGTAAGCAAGCAAACATACCTGTGGGGCGGGAGAGTTTGGCTATCATGTGTCTATTTTAAATACCTGGCTTTACTAACCAGAGAAGGCTAAAACGGTCgttttcctccccttcccccaaccttGCTGTTTTTGTAAGTGCTTGGCTAAGAAAAACAAAGCTCTCTCTTTACTTTGTGTCTGTGGAAATAAACTGCCTTTAGGTAAATAGAGCTAAGTTATAAATGGGAAGTATTTCCCTAGGACATTTCAGGCAATACTGCAGGGCCCCTTTCGTCAGGACCTATGTTCTGCCTAATCCACTTACTCAGATTCCAGCAGAGCCAGTACCCAGAAATGCTTTTGCTTAAAAACGAAAAACTCTTCAAAACTAGCAATCGCTTTGAAACCAGAATTTGGCTGTCTGCCTGAACTCCTACAGTTAAACATTTACCATAATTGGTTGATGTttaaaggcagaaaagaaaaaaaaatctgatgagcAAAGGATTTATTACATTACTTGTGGAGACTATCTTACCTTCCGTATTATTAGTAGTAATCTGTTCATATATAAGtttcaagtttttcatttttgtcatttcacTGAGGCTGCCTTCAGGATAGATTCATGCAAATTCATGCAAATACTTGCCGGGCATGGCATGTATACAGAGAAGCACAGACAATATTTAAATAGATATGGATATATAGGCATATTTCTTTATGACCTTGGTAAATATGGCATCTTTCATTAAGAACCCTTTCTCCACCCCAACTCCTCATTGCCCTTaaaattttcatcttcttttcttttc
This Camelus bactrianus isolate YW-2024 breed Bactrian camel chromosome X, ASM4877302v1, whole genome shotgun sequence DNA region includes the following protein-coding sequences:
- the SLITRK4 gene encoding SLIT and NTRK-like protein 4, with translation MFLWLFLILSALISSTNADSDISVEICNVCSCVSVENVLYVNCEKVSVYRPNQLKPPWSNFYHLNFQNNFLNILYPNTFLNFSHAVSLQLGNNKLQNIEGGAFLGLSALKQLHLNNNELKILRADTFLGIENLEYLQADYNLIKYIERGAFNKLHKLKVLILNDNLISFLPDNIFRFASLTHLDIRGNRIQKLPYIGVLEHIGRVVELQLEDNPWNCSCDLLPLKAWLENMPYNIYIGEAICETPSDLYGRLLKETNKQELCPMGTGSDFDVRVLPPSQLENGYTTPNGHTTQTSLHRLVTKPPKTTNPSKISGIVAGKALSNRSLSQIVSYQTRVPPLTPCPAPCFCKTHPSDLGLSVNCQEKNIQSMSELMPKPLNAKKLHVNGNSIKDVDTSDFTEFEGLDLLHLGSNQITAIKGEVFHNLTNLRRLYLNGNQIERLYPEIFSGLHNLQYLYLEYNLIKEILAGTFDSMPNLQLLYLNNNLLKSLPVYIFSGAPLARLNLRNNKFMYLPVSGVLDQLQSLTQIDLEGNPWDCTCDLVALKLWLEKLSDGIVVKELKCETPVQFANIELKSLKNEILCPKLLNKPSAPFTSPSPAVTFTTPLGPIRSPPGGPVPLSILILSILVVLILTVFVAFCLLVFVLRRNKKPTVKHEGLGNPECGSVQLQLRKHDPKTSKKDGLATEAFIPQTIEQMSKSHTCGLKESETGFMFSDPPGQKVIMRNAADKEKDLLHVDTRKRLSTIDELDELFPSRDSNVFIQNFLESKKEYNSIGVSGFEIRYPEKQQDKKSKKSLIGGNHSKIVVEQRKSSEYFELKAKLQSSPDYLQVLEEQTALNKI